GATTTCAAAGTACTGGTGAAATTTATTGGTCACCTCTAACCAATAGGAGCGTCCATCAGCCTGTTCTCTTTTGCGGATAAATCCCAGCTTGACTAGTTCGCCAACTTGTTGATAGGCACTGCTGCCCCGTAGATCGATCAGTTCAGTTTGCAAAATAGGGTTTCTTAAAGCCACCGCTGCTAAGGTTCGTAATGCTCCTTTACCTAATTCTGCTGGCACTAATTCCTGGAGCAGGTTTTCATATTCTGCCTTTAGCTGTAGACTATAGCCTGCTTCTGTTTCTACAATTTCCAAGGCACTATGACGATGAGCATAGTCATTCATAAGCTCAATCAAAGCATCTTCAACCAACTCATGATTAACTGACTCAGATGGTTCTAATCCTTCCTCTGGGGATATGTTACTTGACTTAGGGGCTAAGGAAATCAGACAGGCGACTATTTCCTCAATAGAAAGTGGTCTACCTTTGATATAAAAAATTGCTTCAATTTTGGTGGTTAATTTCATCGCCAAAGATTGTTATTAAAAAAGTTTTTAGGAT
This DNA window, taken from Pleurocapsa sp. FMAR1, encodes the following:
- the scpB gene encoding SMC-Scp complex subunit ScpB yields the protein MKLTTKIEAIFYIKGRPLSIEEIVACLISLAPKSSNISPEEGLEPSESVNHELVEDALIELMNDYAHRHSALEIVETEAGYSLQLKAEYENLLQELVPAELGKGALRTLAAVALRNPILQTELIDLRGSSAYQQVGELVKLGFIRKREQADGRSYWLEVTNKFHQYFEINDMAIS